A genomic window from Dechloromonas sp. A34 includes:
- a CDS encoding aldehyde dehydrogenase family protein — MLYAAPGTAGAKIAYKSKYDNFIGGKWVAPVKGEYFSVITPISGKPYTMAARSTAEDVELALDAAHAAFPKWGKSDATTRSNILLKIADRLEANLELLAYAETVDNGKPIRETLNADIPLAVDHFRYFAGCLRSQEGGISEIDENTMAYHIHEPLGVVGQIIPWNFPILMAAWKLAPAIGAGNCVVLKPAESTPISILILMELIADILPPGVLNIVNGFGREAGMPLATSKRIAKIAFTGSTSTGRVIAQAAANNLIPATLELGGKSPNVFFADVMDKDDGFLDKAIEGLVLFAFNSGEVCTCPSRALIQESIYDKFMERALKRVAAIKMGSPLDTETMMGAQCSQEQMTKIQSYLDLGKEEGAQLLIGGERAHLGGDIEGGFYVKPTLFKGHNKMRIFQEEIFGPVLAVTTFKDEAEALAIANDTLYGLGAGVWSRNGNVAYRMGRAIQAGRVWTNCYHAYPAHAAFGGYKESGIGRETHKVMLDHYQQTKNLLVSYAEQKLGFF; from the coding sequence ATGCTCTACGCAGCCCCCGGCACCGCTGGCGCCAAAATCGCTTACAAATCCAAGTACGACAATTTCATCGGCGGCAAGTGGGTCGCTCCGGTCAAGGGTGAGTACTTCAGCGTCATCACCCCGATCAGCGGCAAGCCATACACGATGGCCGCCCGCTCCACCGCCGAAGACGTCGAACTGGCGCTCGACGCAGCCCATGCCGCTTTCCCGAAATGGGGCAAGAGCGATGCCACGACCCGCTCCAATATCCTGCTCAAGATCGCCGACCGCCTCGAAGCCAACCTCGAACTGCTGGCCTATGCCGAGACGGTCGATAACGGCAAGCCGATCCGCGAAACGCTGAACGCCGACATCCCGCTCGCCGTCGACCACTTCCGCTACTTCGCCGGTTGCCTGCGCTCGCAGGAAGGTGGTATCTCGGAAATCGACGAGAACACCATGGCCTACCACATCCATGAGCCGCTCGGCGTCGTCGGCCAGATCATCCCCTGGAACTTCCCGATCCTGATGGCCGCCTGGAAACTGGCACCCGCGATCGGCGCCGGCAACTGCGTCGTCTTGAAGCCAGCCGAATCGACCCCGATCTCGATCCTGATCCTGATGGAACTGATCGCCGACATCCTGCCGCCGGGCGTGCTGAACATCGTCAACGGTTTCGGCCGCGAAGCCGGCATGCCGCTCGCCACCAGCAAGCGCATCGCCAAGATCGCCTTCACCGGCTCGACCTCGACCGGCCGCGTGATCGCCCAAGCCGCCGCCAACAACCTGATTCCGGCCACCCTGGAACTGGGCGGCAAGTCGCCCAACGTCTTCTTTGCCGACGTCATGGACAAGGATGACGGCTTCCTCGACAAGGCCATCGAAGGCCTGGTGCTGTTCGCCTTCAACTCGGGCGAAGTCTGTACCTGCCCGTCGCGCGCCCTGATCCAGGAATCGATCTACGACAAGTTCATGGAACGTGCCCTGAAGCGCGTTGCCGCCATCAAGATGGGCAGCCCGCTCGACACCGAGACCATGATGGGTGCCCAGTGCTCGCAGGAACAGATGACCAAGATCCAGTCCTACCTCGATCTCGGCAAGGAAGAAGGTGCCCAACTGCTGATCGGCGGCGAACGCGCCCACCTCGGTGGCGACATCGAAGGCGGCTTCTACGTCAAGCCGACCCTGTTCAAGGGCCACAACAAGATGCGCATCTTCCAGGAAGAAATCTTCGGGCCGGTGCTCGCCGTCACCACCTTCAAGGACGAAGCCGAAGCCCTGGCCATCGCCAACGACACGCTGTACGGTCTCGGCGCCGGCGTCTGGAGTCGCAACGGCAACGTCGCCTACCGCATGGGCCGCGCCATCCAGGCCGGTCGCGTGTGGACCAACTGCTACCACGCCTACCCGGCCCACGCCGCTTTCGGCGGCTACAAGGAATCCGGCATCGGTCGCGAAACCCACAAGGTCATGCTCGACCACTACCAACAAACGAAGAACCTGCTCGTCAGCTACGCCGAACAGAAGCTGGGCTTCTTCTAA
- a CDS encoding c-type cytochrome: protein MKAHTTTLILPLLAAACLTIAKPAAASEEIVKKARCIACHTVDAKRVGPAYKEVAAKYKGDAKAPAQLFDKVRAGGSGNWGAVPMLPHPADKISDEELKAAIAWILALQ, encoded by the coding sequence ATGAAAGCACATACCACCACCCTGATCCTGCCGCTGCTGGCGGCCGCCTGCCTGACCATCGCCAAGCCCGCCGCGGCCAGCGAAGAGATCGTCAAGAAAGCCCGCTGCATCGCCTGCCACACCGTCGATGCCAAGCGCGTCGGCCCAGCCTACAAGGAAGTCGCCGCCAAGTACAAGGGCGACGCCAAGGCCCCGGCCCAATTGTTCGACAAGGTGCGCGCCGGCGGTTCCGGCAACTGGGGAGCCGTCCCGATGCTGCCCCACCCCGCCGACAAGATCAGCGACGAGGAATTGAAGGCAGCCATCGCCTGGATCCTCGCTCTCCAGTAA
- a CDS encoding cytochrome b: protein MSPQRYSLPAILLHWAQAILILWLLWLGWTMTDLPKGAERSAAYSLHKSLGLLALLLIVVRLAWRSRNAPPPLQAEGWEGRLAHLTHRALYLLLVLAPLAGYLASSFTPYALKFFGIEIAKAGWPDESLNGFFKLLHQAFVWGIGGLVFLHLAGALKHLLLRDGTLSRMLPGRVLQK, encoded by the coding sequence ATGAGCCCGCAACGCTACAGCCTGCCGGCCATCCTGCTGCACTGGGCGCAGGCCATCCTGATTCTCTGGCTGCTCTGGCTGGGGTGGACGATGACCGACCTGCCCAAGGGAGCCGAGCGCAGCGCTGCCTACAGCCTGCACAAGTCGCTCGGCCTGCTCGCCTTGCTGTTGATCGTCGTGCGCCTGGCCTGGCGTTCGCGCAACGCGCCGCCCCCTTTGCAGGCCGAGGGCTGGGAAGGCCGCCTGGCCCATCTCACGCACCGCGCGCTCTACCTATTGCTGGTCCTGGCACCGCTCGCCGGCTACCTGGCTTCCTCGTTCACGCCCTACGCCCTGAAGTTTTTCGGCATCGAAATCGCCAAGGCCGGCTGGCCCGACGAGTCGCTGAACGGCTTTTTCAAACTGCTGCACCAGGCTTTTGTCTGGGGCATCGGCGGCCTGGTCTTCCTGCATCTGGCCGGGGCACTGAAACACCTGTTGCTCCGTGACGGGACGCTGAGCCGCATGCTGCCCGGCCGGGTGTTACAGAAATGA
- a CDS encoding PQQ-dependent sugar dehydrogenase, giving the protein MSNRRLRFYLVAGALVLAATIAPAAGPVFRSEKASFSVNALTGGLEHPWGLAFLPDGRFLVSERLGRLRVISADGKLDPQPVGGVPAVAAVGQGGLLDVVLHPKFADNGWVYLSYAGAGPGGIGTEVARGRWVSDRAGHRLEGLQVIYRQRPKSDTKVHFGSRLVFDRAGLLYITQGDRGEMTRAQPLDDLAGKLVRLRDDGSVPPDNPWSGKAGARPEIFSFGHRSVQGAALHPASGELWAHEHGPQGGDEINVVRAGRNYGWPVITYGVNYGIGTKIGVGTQREGMEQPVLQWTPSIAPSGMAFYSGERFPGWRGNLLVGALKFKMLVRLELDGTRVVHEERMLAERFGRIRDVRQGPDGLIYLLTDEPDGQLLRLEPLAAGRP; this is encoded by the coding sequence ATGAGCAATCGACGGTTGCGGTTTTACCTTGTGGCCGGCGCGCTGGTGCTGGCCGCGACGATTGCGCCGGCCGCCGGGCCGGTATTCCGCAGCGAAAAGGCGAGCTTCAGCGTCAACGCCCTGACTGGTGGGCTGGAACACCCCTGGGGCCTGGCCTTTCTGCCCGACGGCCGTTTTCTGGTGAGCGAGCGGCTGGGCCGCCTGCGCGTGATCTCTGCCGACGGCAAGCTCGATCCGCAGCCGGTGGGCGGGGTGCCGGCGGTGGCTGCAGTCGGCCAGGGTGGGCTGCTCGATGTCGTGTTGCATCCGAAATTTGCCGACAATGGCTGGGTCTATCTCTCCTATGCCGGCGCGGGGCCTGGCGGGATCGGTACCGAGGTGGCGCGCGGGCGCTGGGTGTCGGATCGCGCCGGCCACCGCCTGGAGGGTTTGCAGGTGATTTATCGCCAGCGGCCGAAGTCCGATACCAAGGTGCATTTCGGCTCGCGCCTGGTCTTCGACCGGGCCGGCTTGCTCTATATCACCCAGGGCGATCGCGGTGAGATGACGCGCGCCCAGCCGCTCGATGATCTGGCCGGCAAGCTGGTGCGCTTGCGCGACGATGGTAGCGTGCCGCCGGACAATCCGTGGTCGGGCAAGGCCGGGGCGCGGCCGGAAATCTTCAGCTTCGGGCATCGCAGCGTGCAGGGCGCGGCGCTGCATCCGGCGAGCGGCGAGTTGTGGGCGCACGAACACGGCCCGCAGGGTGGCGATGAGATCAATGTCGTGCGTGCCGGTCGCAACTACGGCTGGCCGGTGATTACCTACGGCGTCAATTACGGGATCGGCACCAAGATCGGGGTCGGCACCCAGCGCGAAGGAATGGAGCAGCCGGTACTCCAGTGGACGCCATCGATCGCGCCATCCGGCATGGCCTTCTATAGCGGCGAGCGTTTTCCCGGCTGGCGCGGCAATCTGCTGGTCGGGGCGCTGAAATTCAAGATGCTGGTCCGCCTGGAACTGGACGGTACCCGCGTCGTCCACGAGGAGCGCATGCTGGCCGAGCGTTTCGGCCGCATCCGCGATGTTCGGCAGGGGCCGGACGGACTGATCTATCTCTTGACCGACGAGCCTGACGGCCAGTTGCTGCGCCTCGAACCGCTGGCCGCCGGGCGCCCGTAG
- the nhaD gene encoding sodium:proton antiporter NhaD, which yields MLTAIVVVFVIAYAAIALEHPLKINKSASALLGAGLLWTIYALAMGDHHLVGEQLGESLMGTAQIVFFLMGAMTIVEVVDAHNGFEVITKRIRTANLSSLMWLVGFVTFFLSALLDNLTTTIVMISLMRKLLAKHDDRLFFAGIIVIAANSGGAWSPIGDVTTTMLWIGGQITALAIIKGVILPSLVSLIVPLGITAYALRGRQVESPELVDDDHGLRTTEFERNLMFFMGLGILVAVPAFKTITHLPPFMGILFGLGILWLVGDLVHRHKEDEFKQHLTLAHALSKIDMSSLVFFVGILLSVATLEHTHILTALAQWLDQTVGRQDVIVLIIGMVSAIVDNVPLVAASMGMYSLTDFPPDHFLWEFLAYCAGTGGSILIIGSAAGVAAMGLEKIHFFWYVRKISGLALVGYFAGAGVYLVQHQLLT from the coding sequence ATGCTCACTGCGATTGTTGTCGTCTTCGTCATCGCCTACGCCGCGATTGCGCTGGAACACCCACTAAAGATCAACAAATCGGCATCGGCACTTTTAGGTGCTGGCCTGCTGTGGACCATCTATGCTTTGGCGATGGGTGATCACCACCTCGTCGGTGAGCAACTCGGCGAATCCCTGATGGGCACGGCCCAGATCGTCTTCTTCCTGATGGGGGCGATGACCATCGTCGAGGTGGTCGATGCTCACAACGGCTTCGAAGTGATCACCAAGCGCATCCGGACGGCGAATCTGTCGTCGCTGATGTGGCTGGTTGGTTTCGTCACCTTCTTCCTCAGCGCCCTGCTCGACAACCTGACCACCACGATCGTGATGATCTCGCTGATGCGCAAGCTCCTCGCCAAGCACGACGATCGCCTGTTCTTCGCAGGCATCATCGTCATCGCGGCCAATTCGGGCGGCGCCTGGTCGCCGATCGGTGACGTGACGACGACGATGCTGTGGATTGGCGGCCAGATCACGGCGCTGGCCATCATCAAGGGCGTTATCCTGCCGTCCCTGGTCAGCCTGATCGTACCCTTGGGCATTACGGCCTACGCCTTGCGCGGCCGCCAGGTGGAATCGCCGGAACTAGTCGACGACGACCATGGTTTGCGCACCACCGAATTCGAACGCAATCTGATGTTCTTCATGGGCCTGGGCATCCTGGTGGCCGTACCCGCCTTCAAGACGATCACCCATCTGCCGCCTTTCATGGGCATCCTGTTCGGCCTGGGCATCCTCTGGCTGGTCGGCGATCTGGTGCATCGCCACAAGGAAGACGAGTTCAAGCAGCACCTCACGCTGGCCCATGCCCTGAGCAAAATAGACATGAGTTCCCTGGTCTTCTTCGTCGGCATCCTGCTCTCGGTGGCGACGCTGGAACATACGCATATCCTGACCGCACTCGCCCAGTGGCTCGACCAGACCGTCGGGCGACAGGACGTCATCGTGCTGATCATCGGCATGGTCAGCGCCATCGTCGACAACGTGCCCCTGGTCGCCGCCTCGATGGGCATGTACAGCCTGACCGACTTCCCACCCGACCATTTTCTCTGGGAGTTCCTGGCCTATTGCGCCGGCACCGGCGGTTCCATCCTGATCATCGGCTCGGCCGCCGGCGTCGCCGCCATGGGGCTCGAGAAAATCCATTTCTTCTGGTACGTCCGCAAGATCAGCGGACTGGCCCTGGTCGGCTATTTTGCCGGGGCAGGTGTCTATCTCGTTCAGCATCAGCTGCTCACGTAA
- a CDS encoding DUF779 domain-containing protein, with translation MVERVIATPATLELIALLKQQYGPQLMFHQSGGCCDNSAANCYLPSDLTIGPYDVHLGDIGDVPFYMSASQYEYWKHTQLIIDVIDGSGGTFSLEGNTGKAFHTRSRLFTDAEWAELQAAGLV, from the coding sequence ATGGTCGAACGCGTCATCGCCACCCCGGCGACGCTGGAACTGATTGCGCTCCTGAAACAGCAATACGGGCCGCAATTGATGTTCCACCAGTCCGGCGGCTGCTGCGACAACAGTGCCGCCAACTGCTACCTGCCGAGCGATCTGACCATCGGCCCCTACGATGTGCACCTCGGCGACATCGGCGACGTGCCCTTCTATATGAGCGCCTCGCAGTATGAATACTGGAAGCACACGCAGCTGATCATCGACGTCATCGATGGCTCGGGCGGCACCTTCTCGCTCGAAGGCAACACCGGCAAGGCCTTTCACACCCGCTCGCGGCTCTTCACCGATGCCGAATGGGCGGAACTACAGGCCGCAGGCCTCGTTTAA
- a CDS encoding beta-propeller fold lactonase family protein, with translation MRPVHLLRVALLAAIAGPVLAGPLAYVPNEKSATISIIDTATDQRQSDIAVGQRPRGIASGQGRVYLTDGKTGSLLIVDTVAGKLERSVAVGQSPEGVSLSADGKLLAVAVEDDNSVVLLTAPEGREVARIKVHGKNPEHAVFSPDGRWLYVSAEEAEQVDVIDVAARQQVASIPVGKRPRGIGFLPDGSRAYVACELAGKVYAIDVAQGKAIAEITAGEYPNGIAVHPDGKRVFVSNGRGGSVMAIDVASNTVVATVAVGKRPWNMALTPDGGKLYVANGRSGSVSVIDTDSFAKLRDVEVGELPWGVSIR, from the coding sequence ATGCGCCCTGTCCACCTACTGCGCGTCGCGCTGCTCGCCGCCATCGCCGGGCCGGTTCTGGCCGGCCCGCTGGCTTACGTGCCCAACGAAAAGTCGGCAACGATCAGCATCATCGACACAGCAACCGACCAGCGGCAAAGCGACATCGCCGTCGGTCAGCGGCCGCGCGGCATTGCCAGCGGGCAGGGGCGGGTATACCTGACCGACGGCAAGACCGGCAGCCTGCTGATCGTCGATACCGTTGCCGGCAAGCTGGAACGTAGTGTCGCAGTCGGCCAGTCGCCCGAAGGGGTCAGCCTTTCCGCCGACGGCAAGCTGCTCGCTGTGGCCGTCGAGGACGACAATAGCGTCGTCCTGCTGACAGCGCCGGAGGGCAGGGAAGTGGCGCGCATCAAGGTTCACGGCAAGAACCCGGAACATGCCGTGTTCAGTCCGGATGGCCGCTGGCTCTACGTCAGCGCCGAAGAGGCCGAGCAGGTCGACGTGATCGATGTCGCCGCCCGCCAACAGGTAGCCAGCATTCCCGTCGGCAAGCGGCCACGCGGCATCGGCTTCCTGCCCGACGGCAGTCGCGCCTATGTCGCCTGCGAACTGGCCGGCAAGGTGTACGCCATCGATGTCGCCCAGGGCAAGGCAATTGCCGAGATCACGGCCGGCGAGTACCCCAACGGGATCGCCGTGCACCCCGACGGCAAGCGGGTTTTCGTCTCCAACGGGCGCGGCGGTTCGGTGATGGCGATCGACGTCGCCAGCAACACCGTGGTCGCCACGGTGGCGGTCGGCAAGCGACCCTGGAACATGGCGTTGACCCCGGACGGCGGCAAGCTCTACGTCGCCAATGGCCGCTCGGGCAGCGTTTCGGTGATCGATACCGACAGCTTTGCGAAGCTGCGCGACGTCGAAGTCGGCGAACTGCCCTGGGGCGTGAGCATCCGATGA
- a CDS encoding patatin-like phospholipase family protein, with protein MPAAHKTARIVEPQRTILVFQGGGALGAYQAGVFEALEESGRKPDWVVGTSIGAINAALIAGNPPQTRRARLAEFWDRMSRPESGLAAAWSLPESCLTLGDGFGSTLRSLQTMTFGLAGFFLPRANAGFAFGLATAPGEASFYDVTPLRETLCELVDFDYLAGSPVRLAVGAVDIESARLHYFDSHQCRLGPEHILASGALPPAFPPVEIDGRLYWDGGIYSNTPLEWILRQPRIHSLCLFATLWQQDDQAPQTLRDVLRRSKEIQYASRADSLIAIESELHQLRHAVNLLSYELAELKPQSPLRELARLGCGSVFHLVYLQAPRLSGEDHTKDIEFEAGRVAERRAAGFADTTRALREKPWEKEKVARAEGIVVHDFSVSGGN; from the coding sequence ATGCCTGCCGCCCACAAGACCGCCCGCATCGTCGAACCACAACGCACGATCCTCGTTTTTCAGGGCGGTGGCGCGCTCGGCGCCTACCAGGCGGGGGTCTTCGAGGCGCTTGAGGAGAGCGGCCGGAAGCCGGACTGGGTTGTCGGCACCTCGATCGGCGCAATCAACGCCGCGCTGATCGCCGGCAACCCACCGCAAACGCGCCGCGCCCGCCTCGCCGAATTCTGGGACCGCATGTCGCGCCCGGAATCCGGCCTTGCCGCCGCCTGGTCGCTACCCGAAAGCTGCCTGACGTTGGGCGACGGTTTCGGCAGCACGCTGCGCAGCCTGCAGACCATGACCTTCGGCCTGGCCGGCTTTTTTCTGCCACGCGCCAACGCCGGCTTCGCCTTCGGGCTGGCCACCGCCCCCGGCGAAGCCAGTTTCTACGATGTCACCCCGCTGCGCGAGACGCTGTGCGAATTGGTCGATTTCGACTACCTTGCCGGATCGCCGGTGCGCCTCGCGGTCGGCGCGGTCGATATCGAGAGCGCCCGGCTCCACTATTTCGATTCCCATCAGTGCCGCCTCGGCCCCGAGCACATCCTGGCCAGCGGCGCCCTGCCCCCGGCCTTTCCGCCGGTCGAAATCGACGGCCGCCTGTATTGGGATGGCGGCATCTATTCCAATACCCCGCTCGAATGGATTCTGCGTCAGCCGCGTATCCATTCGCTATGCCTGTTCGCGACGCTGTGGCAGCAGGACGACCAGGCGCCACAGACGCTGCGCGACGTCCTGCGACGCAGCAAGGAGATCCAGTATGCGAGCCGGGCCGATTCGCTGATTGCGATCGAGAGTGAACTGCACCAGTTGCGTCATGCCGTGAACCTGCTTAGCTACGAACTGGCCGAACTGAAGCCCCAGTCGCCGCTCCGCGAGCTGGCCCGCCTGGGTTGCGGCAGCGTTTTTCATCTGGTCTACCTCCAGGCGCCGCGCCTGTCCGGCGAGGATCACACCAAAGACATCGAGTTCGAGGCCGGCCGGGTAGCCGAACGCCGGGCCGCCGGCTTTGCCGACACGACTCGCGCCCTGCGCGAAAAACCGTGGGAGAAAGAAAAGGTGGCGCGCGCGGAAGGCATCGTGGTGCATGACTTCTCGGTGTCCGGGGGAAACTAG
- the nhaR gene encoding transcriptional activator NhaR, with product MNHKHLFYFWKVAKAGSVARAAEAINVTPQTLSGQIGLLEASLGTELFARQGRSIVLTEAGKMALEYADELFALSAELEVMIKHHPKGRPAEFRVGVSDAVPKSLACRLLQPAIHGEHSTRIVCREWQLDRLLAQLAIHQLDMVISDGPIPPSFSVRAYNHRLLESDLTFLAAKRLLADNPAPFPACLNVLPVLLPGEDSALRAALQPWLERKRIRARVVGEFDDTALMAAFGQAGVGVFPVPSIAVEEFLAAGELAVVGRIDEVQVSYFAISVERRLTHPCVLAVTQSAQRMGLSAAG from the coding sequence ATGAACCACAAGCATCTGTTCTATTTCTGGAAGGTGGCCAAGGCCGGCAGCGTGGCGCGTGCTGCCGAGGCGATCAATGTCACACCGCAGACCCTGAGCGGCCAGATCGGCTTGCTCGAAGCCAGTCTGGGAACGGAGCTGTTCGCGCGCCAGGGACGCTCCATCGTCCTTACCGAGGCGGGGAAGATGGCCCTCGAATACGCCGACGAACTTTTCGCCCTGAGCGCCGAGCTGGAGGTGATGATCAAGCATCATCCCAAGGGCCGGCCGGCGGAATTCCGGGTCGGCGTTTCGGATGCGGTGCCGAAATCCCTGGCCTGCCGCCTGTTGCAGCCGGCCATCCACGGCGAGCATTCGACCCGCATCGTCTGCCGCGAATGGCAACTCGACCGCCTGCTGGCGCAATTGGCCATCCATCAGCTCGATATGGTGATTTCGGATGGACCCATCCCGCCTTCGTTCAGCGTGCGGGCGTACAACCATCGCCTGCTCGAGTCGGACTTGACCTTTCTCGCCGCCAAGCGCCTGTTGGCCGACAACCCGGCGCCCTTTCCGGCCTGCCTGAATGTGCTGCCGGTGCTGCTGCCGGGCGAGGATTCCGCCCTGCGCGCCGCGCTGCAACCCTGGCTCGAAAGAAAACGTATCCGCGCCCGGGTGGTCGGCGAGTTCGATGATACGGCCCTGATGGCGGCCTTCGGCCAGGCCGGGGTCGGGGTCTTTCCGGTCCCCTCGATCGCGGTCGAGGAATTTCTTGCGGCCGGCGAATTGGCGGTGGTCGGGCGGATCGACGAGGTTCAGGTCAGCTATTTCGCCATCTCCGTCGAGCGTCGGCTAACCCACCCCTGCGTGCTGGCCGTCACGCAGTCGGCCCAGCGCATGGGCTTGTCGGCCGCCGGCTAG
- a CDS encoding aldo/keto reductase, with protein sequence MTRSAFLRFAAGTVAALALGGGAGQAAAGAMKAMQRRAIPASGELLPVIGLGTYQGFDAAPGSEEYGRLPAVLRTLFAAGGAVVDSSPMYGLAEAVTGELIAANGNRRKAFVATKVWTRGQNEGVRQMEQSLRLLRAEPLDLMQVHNLVDWRTQLATLRDWKAAGRIRYLGVTHYHAGAYPELAAVMRAERLDFLQINYSLDEREAERLILPLAAERGMAVLINRPFGGGGLLRRLRERPLPVWAGEIEAASWAQLLLKFVLSQPAVTCAIPGTGRPEHMADNAGAGRGRIPDAAFWRHHPELFDL encoded by the coding sequence ATGACACGTAGCGCCTTCCTGCGCTTCGCGGCGGGCACGGTTGCGGCACTGGCGCTAGGCGGGGGCGCCGGGCAGGCTGCGGCCGGCGCAATGAAAGCGATGCAGCGGCGGGCGATTCCGGCCAGCGGCGAGTTGCTGCCGGTGATCGGCCTCGGTACCTATCAGGGCTTCGACGCGGCGCCTGGCAGCGAGGAATACGGCCGCCTGCCCGCCGTGCTGCGCACGCTGTTCGCCGCCGGCGGAGCGGTGGTCGACAGCTCGCCGATGTATGGCCTGGCCGAAGCCGTCACCGGCGAACTGATTGCCGCCAATGGCAACCGGCGCAAGGCCTTCGTCGCAACCAAGGTATGGACGCGCGGGCAGAACGAAGGCGTGCGGCAGATGGAGCAGTCGCTGCGCCTCTTGCGCGCCGAGCCGCTCGACCTGATGCAGGTGCACAACCTGGTCGACTGGCGCACCCAGCTCGCCACGCTGCGCGACTGGAAGGCGGCCGGGCGCATCCGCTACCTCGGCGTCACCCACTACCACGCCGGCGCCTACCCCGAACTGGCCGCGGTAATGCGGGCCGAGCGCCTGGATTTTTTGCAGATCAACTATTCCCTCGATGAGCGCGAAGCCGAACGGCTGATCCTGCCGCTCGCCGCCGAGCGCGGCATGGCGGTGCTGATCAATCGCCCGTTCGGCGGCGGCGGGCTGTTGCGTCGCCTGCGCGAGCGGCCGCTACCGGTCTGGGCGGGCGAGATCGAGGCCGCCAGTTGGGCGCAGCTGCTGCTCAAGTTCGTGCTCAGCCAGCCGGCGGTGACCTGCGCCATCCCCGGCACCGGTCGCCCCGAGCACATGGCCGACAACGCCGGCGCCGGCCGCGGCCGCATTCCCGACGCCGCCTTCTGGCGCCACCACCCCGAGTTGTTCGATCTCTGA